From the Blattabacterium cuenoti genome, one window contains:
- a CDS encoding c-type cytochrome, with protein sequence MKNFNRFTKIIFTIVIVIIILYCNLLRRKKIIHTTPNIVYMPDMYYSYAYEPYSDPYFHEENKKIKIPIFLKGNTSSLFPVKNTIPRIGNFYEKISYTISEKGFNYSKKIKNSPIIRTKKLIKEGKNIYKINCSICHGDTGNGKGILVKKEKILGVPDYKDRELSIGSVYYVVTHGKNNMNSYSSQLNKIDRWKVSEYVMYLKNK encoded by the coding sequence ATGAAAAATTTTAATAGGTTTACAAAAATAATATTTACAATTGTTATTGTAATAATAATACTTTATTGTAATTTATTACGTAGAAAAAAAATAATACATACCACACCTAATATAGTATATATGCCAGATATGTATTATTCATATGCATATGAACCATATTCTGATCCTTATTTTCACGAAGAAAATAAAAAAATTAAAATTCCTATTTTTTTAAAGGGGAATACTTCTTCTTTATTTCCAGTAAAAAATACTATTCCAAGAATAGGAAATTTTTATGAAAAAATTTCCTATACAATATCTGAAAAAGGTTTTAATTATTCTAAAAAAATTAAAAATTCTCCTATAATTAGGACAAAAAAATTAATTAAAGAAGGTAAAAATATATATAAAATAAATTGTTCTATATGTCATGGAGATACCGGAAATGGTAAAGGTATATTAGTAAAAAAAGAAAAAATACTAGGTGTTCCAGATTATAAAGATAGAGAACTTTCTATTGGTAGTGTATATTATGTTGTTACACATGGAAAAAATAATATGAATTCTTATTCTTCCCAATTAAATAAAATTGATAGATGGAAAGTATCAGAATATGTAATGTATTTAAAAAATAAATAA
- the tsaB gene encoding tRNA (adenosine(37)-N6)-threonylcarbamoyltransferase complex dimerization subunit type 1 TsaB — protein MSLILNLETSTKNCSVSISNSGKCLVSLEEYSKQYLHIEKLHIFIENAIKISKINLTDLQSICVSKGPGSYSSLRVGVNAAKGFCISLGIPLLSVDSLTVIIQSINVKNGYIHPMIHAKSDFFYTSMFDKYKNRLSPICLKNINDIFPKKEKNEEKNIYIGNVDFFSFNSFNKEFIKNKKNFIPNTYPSAKNMSLISYIKFNEKKFNKIEKFFPFYL, from the coding sequence ATGTCATTAATATTAAATTTAGAAACCTCAACCAAAAATTGTTCAGTAAGCATATCTAATAGTGGAAAATGTTTAGTTTCTTTAGAAGAGTATTCGAAACAATATTTACATATAGAAAAATTACATATTTTTATAGAAAATGCTATAAAAATTTCTAAAATAAATCTTACAGATTTACAATCTATTTGTGTGAGTAAAGGGCCAGGATCTTATTCTTCTTTAAGAGTAGGAGTAAATGCTGCAAAAGGTTTTTGTATTTCTTTAGGAATACCTTTATTATCTGTAGATTCTTTAACAGTTATTATTCAATCTATTAATGTAAAAAATGGATATATACATCCAATGATCCATGCTAAATCTGATTTTTTTTATACTTCTATGTTTGATAAATATAAAAATAGATTATCTCCAATTTGTTTAAAAAACATTAATGATATTTTTCCTAAAAAAGAAAAAAATGAAGAAAAAAATATATACATAGGAAATGTAGATTTTTTTTCTTTTAATTCTTTTAATAAAGAATTTATTAAAAATAAAAAAAACTTCATTCCTAATACTTATCCTTCGGCAAAAAATATGTCTTTAATTTCTTATATAAAATTTAATGAAAAAAAATTTAACAAAATTGAAAAATTTTTTCCATTTTATTTATAA
- a CDS encoding potassium channel family protein translates to MKIIIIGLGNFGRSLALNLTDNGHEVFGVDQKMEKVDLLKDHIANVVCMDANNESAYKVLPIKQANLGIVAIGENEGASIVTTAILKKYKNLRIVSRSLSKIHDTILEAMGIIDVIHPEKDAAFRLTKQISFNYALDYFKIDRKYSIAEVFSPVSFNGKTVKSLKLTQQYSVSLITVIRDLKNPMSNKHNDTRKVIGLVTGDTTLQKGDILTLFGTNKSIMNFVKDKK, encoded by the coding sequence ATGAAGATTATAATTATTGGATTAGGAAATTTTGGAAGATCTTTAGCACTTAATTTAACAGATAATGGGCATGAAGTTTTTGGAGTAGATCAAAAAATGGAAAAAGTAGATTTACTAAAAGATCATATAGCAAATGTAGTATGTATGGATGCAAATAATGAATCAGCTTACAAAGTTTTACCTATAAAACAAGCTAATCTAGGTATTGTTGCTATAGGAGAAAATGAAGGAGCGTCAATAGTAACTACTGCAATACTAAAAAAATATAAAAATCTTAGAATTGTAAGTAGATCTCTATCTAAAATACATGACACTATATTAGAAGCTATGGGAATTATAGATGTTATACATCCAGAAAAAGATGCAGCATTTAGATTAACAAAACAAATATCTTTCAACTATGCATTAGATTATTTTAAAATAGACAGAAAATATTCTATAGCAGAAGTTTTTTCTCCTGTATCTTTTAATGGGAAAACAGTAAAAAGTTTAAAATTAACACAACAATATTCAGTTTCCTTAATTACTGTTATAAGAGATTTAAAAAATCCTATGTCTAATAAACATAATGATACAAGAAAGGTAATAGGACTAGTTACTGGAGATACTACTTTACAAAAAGGTGATATTTTAACACTTTTTGGTACTAATAAATCTATAATGAATTTTGTAAAAGATAAAAAATAA
- a CDS encoding 4Fe-4S dicluster domain-containing protein: MELLNKKEKIINSIKNVLNVKSTRRDFIKWMGYSTASVTLAACKGPVIKSIPYVTKPDDITLGIPTYYATTMIDSFDMSCVLVKTREGRPIKIEPNLNSKYFNTTSARIQSSILSLYDEERLKDPYLKGKKSNWKEIDSYIIRYLKNIKQEKKDIIFLSHSNTSYSTNKLIKKFKKTYPNTKWITYDAISYSKFLESSEKIFGIRGIPSFDLNEIELIISFDSDFLGDWSPENMGKNYVKNKNPKETMIKHIQIESNMTITGANADVRISKKPSEIKKMLIEVYNNLFFNIKSEDKYVNTIVKLINKKKSKSVIFSDGDQESYDISFLINKKIKSKSINKKNYIFLKNSNDNEFEMFINKLNTNNVGALFFCNVDPMYSLPVRILDKIKKNIKKIPIKVSFTISKNETSQLSDIIIPVPHWLESWGDTHPLSNYYTLIQPTINPIFNTRQLQDSLMTWINVKENNYYEFLKKIWEKYIIPKSNVSSFNEALFYGFVEKNNKNENIKKNTKLYPIYKKNYINNKVKKEKYLSFELRLYTKISMGDGSQYNNPWLQELPDPITRTTWDNYLTMSFLDAEKTGIKNWNSINGSLKGNCVNLIKNKKLIIKDLPVFIQPGQALGSIGLAFGYGQRIGKLCNGKNAYKLYENFKIVQENIEIQKTTKIHKFACIQLQNTTLKRNLTRETDINTFLKKPKSVWNIEENIYTNDNKNNVKKIPLEQISIWENLKKKNKKGHHFNLSIDLNSCIGCGSCVIACHSENNVPVVGKEEIINSRDMHWIRVDRYYFTNEKKIKNNIKKEKNYFYNPKVSFQPVMCQHCEYAPCETVCPVGATTHGEQGQNMMTYNRCVGTRYCANNCPYKVRRFNWFNYVNNKKFDFNMNNSLGRMILNPDVVVRSRGVMEKCSLCIQRTQYAIGIAKKENRTVKDKEFNTACSISCPTSAITFGDVNDKESTINKKIKNTRSYKLLDFLGVHPNVSYLLKIRNDSKNNDEK, from the coding sequence ATGGAGTTATTAAATAAAAAAGAAAAAATAATAAATTCAATAAAAAATGTTCTTAATGTAAAAAGTACTAGAAGAGATTTTATAAAATGGATGGGGTATAGTACTGCATCCGTTACTTTAGCAGCTTGTAAAGGCCCTGTTATAAAATCTATACCTTATGTTACAAAACCAGATGACATAACATTAGGAATTCCTACTTATTATGCAACTACAATGATAGATTCTTTTGATATGAGTTGTGTTTTAGTAAAAACAAGAGAAGGAAGACCTATAAAAATAGAACCTAATTTAAATTCAAAGTATTTTAATACTACATCAGCAAGAATACAATCTTCTATATTATCTCTTTATGATGAAGAAAGATTAAAAGATCCTTATTTAAAAGGAAAAAAAAGTAATTGGAAAGAAATAGATAGTTATATAATTAGATATTTAAAAAATATAAAACAAGAAAAAAAAGATATCATTTTTTTATCTCACTCAAATACAAGTTACTCTACAAATAAACTAATAAAAAAATTCAAAAAAACATATCCTAACACAAAATGGATAACTTACGATGCAATATCTTATTCAAAGTTTTTAGAATCATCAGAAAAAATTTTTGGAATTAGAGGTATCCCATCATTTGATTTAAATGAAATTGAATTAATAATATCATTCGATTCTGATTTTTTAGGAGATTGGAGCCCAGAAAATATGGGAAAAAATTATGTAAAAAACAAAAATCCAAAAGAAACAATGATAAAACATATTCAAATAGAAAGTAATATGACAATTACTGGGGCAAATGCAGATGTTAGGATATCAAAAAAACCTTCAGAAATAAAAAAAATGTTAATTGAAGTTTATAATAACTTATTTTTTAACATTAAATCTGAAGATAAATATGTTAATACTATAGTAAAATTAATTAATAAAAAAAAATCAAAAAGTGTAATTTTTTCAGATGGAGATCAAGAATCTTATGATATATCTTTTTTAATTAATAAAAAAATTAAAAGTAAATCTATAAACAAAAAAAATTACATTTTTTTAAAAAATAGTAATGATAATGAGTTTGAAATGTTTATTAACAAACTTAACACAAATAATGTAGGGGCTTTATTTTTTTGTAATGTCGATCCAATGTATAGTCTTCCTGTTAGAATACTAGATAAAATAAAAAAAAATATAAAAAAAATTCCAATAAAAGTTTCATTTACTATTAGTAAAAATGAAACAAGTCAATTATCAGACATTATAATTCCTGTTCCACATTGGCTAGAATCCTGGGGGGATACACATCCTTTATCTAACTATTATACATTAATTCAACCTACTATAAATCCTATTTTTAATACAAGACAATTACAAGATTCTTTAATGACTTGGATAAATGTAAAAGAAAATAATTATTACGAATTTTTAAAAAAAATATGGGAAAAATATATAATTCCTAAATCAAATGTATCATCTTTTAATGAAGCATTATTTTATGGTTTTGTAGAAAAAAATAACAAAAATGAAAATATAAAAAAAAATACAAAATTATATCCCATATACAAAAAAAACTATATAAATAATAAAGTAAAAAAAGAAAAATATCTTTCTTTTGAATTAAGATTATATACAAAAATAAGTATGGGAGACGGTAGTCAATATAACAATCCATGGTTGCAAGAACTACCAGATCCTATTACTAGAACTACATGGGATAATTATTTGACAATGTCTTTTTTAGATGCAGAAAAAACTGGAATTAAAAATTGGAATTCTATTAATGGATCTTTGAAGGGTAATTGTGTAAATTTGATAAAAAATAAAAAATTAATTATTAAGGATTTACCAGTATTTATACAACCTGGCCAAGCATTAGGATCTATTGGATTAGCTTTTGGATATGGACAAAGAATAGGTAAATTATGTAATGGAAAAAATGCATATAAACTATACGAAAATTTTAAAATTGTACAAGAAAATATAGAAATACAAAAAACTACTAAAATACATAAATTTGCATGCATTCAACTACAAAATACTACATTAAAAAGAAATTTAACTAGAGAAACAGATATAAATACTTTTTTAAAAAAACCCAAATCTGTTTGGAATATAGAAGAAAATATTTACACTAATGATAATAAAAATAATGTAAAAAAAATTCCATTAGAACAAATTTCTATTTGGGAAAATTTAAAAAAAAAAAACAAAAAAGGACATCATTTTAATTTATCTATAGACTTAAATTCTTGTATTGGTTGTGGATCTTGTGTAATTGCATGCCATTCTGAAAACAATGTACCTGTTGTAGGAAAAGAAGAAATAATTAATTCTAGAGATATGCATTGGATACGTGTAGACAGATATTATTTTACAAACGAAAAAAAAATAAAAAATAATATCAAAAAAGAAAAAAATTATTTTTATAATCCAAAAGTTTCTTTTCAGCCTGTAATGTGTCAACATTGTGAATATGCACCTTGTGAAACGGTATGTCCAGTAGGTGCTACTACTCATGGGGAACAAGGTCAAAATATGATGACTTATAATCGTTGTGTAGGAACTAGATATTGTGCTAATAACTGTCCTTATAAAGTCAGACGTTTTAATTGGTTCAATTATGTAAACAATAAAAAATTTGATTTCAATATGAACAATTCATTAGGAAGAATGATACTGAATCCAGATGTAGTTGTAAGAAGTAGAGGTGTTATGGAAAAATGTTCTTTATGTATACAAAGAACACAATATGCAATTGGAATTGCTAAAAAAGAAAATAGAACAGTAAAAGATAAAGAATTTAATACAGCTTGCAGTATATCTTGTCCTACAAGTGCTATTACCTTTGGAGATGTAAATGATAAAGAAAGTACTATAAATAAAAAAATAAAAAATACTAGATCTTATAAACTTCTAGATTTTCTAGGTGTTCATCCTAATGTCTCCTATCTATTAAAGATAAGAAATGATAGTAAAAATAATGATGAAAAATGA
- the nadE gene encoding NAD(+) synthase has product MKVKKVIKHIVLWLKEYIKKYKLNGFVIGISGGIDSSVSSCLTAMTNYPTLVLDIIFSKKINLLSEKHAKFLLSKFRNVFFIKKNIKTVLDTFCDCVYVSSNKNNIKNYNKKKFLALANIKSRLIMLTLYYYANINNYLVVGTGNKIEDFGVGFFTKYGDGGVDLLPIADLNKSEIGLLAKELNIINDIQNAKPTDGLWDDRRSDEDQLGATYEELEWAMKYSNENYYDNSNLSKLSKNKLNILKIYKKLNNKNYHKFVQIPVCKIPHNILK; this is encoded by the coding sequence ATGAAAGTAAAAAAAGTAATAAAACATATTGTACTATGGTTAAAAGAGTATATAAAAAAATATAAATTAAATGGATTTGTTATAGGAATTTCTGGTGGTATTGATTCATCTGTAAGTTCTTGTTTAACTGCAATGACAAATTATCCAACATTAGTGTTAGATATTATTTTTTCAAAAAAAATAAATCTTTTATCAGAAAAACATGCAAAATTTTTACTTTCTAAATTTAGAAATGTTTTTTTTATTAAAAAAAATATAAAAACGGTACTTGATACCTTTTGTGATTGTGTATATGTATCTTCAAATAAAAACAATATAAAAAATTACAATAAAAAAAAATTTTTAGCATTAGCTAATATAAAATCTAGATTAATAATGTTAACTTTATATTATTATGCAAATATAAATAATTATTTAGTAGTTGGAACAGGAAATAAAATAGAAGATTTTGGAGTAGGATTTTTTACAAAATATGGAGATGGAGGAGTAGATTTATTACCAATTGCAGATTTAAATAAATCTGAAATTGGTCTATTAGCAAAAGAATTAAACATTATAAATGATATTCAAAATGCAAAACCAACTGATGGATTATGGGATGATAGACGTTCAGATGAAGATCAATTAGGAGCTACTTATGAAGAATTAGAATGGGCTATGAAATATTCAAATGAAAATTATTATGATAATTCAAATTTATCAAAATTATCAAAAAACAAATTAAATATATTAAAAATATACAAAAAATTAAATAATAAAAATTATCATAAGTTTGTGCAAATACCAGTTTGTAAAATTCCGCATAACATTTTAAAATAA
- a CDS encoding TrkH family potassium uptake protein, translating into MKEIKFKNILDITTFIIFFYIIIYLGWENSINSVFNVEFLISIGIFTSILHFFVFFDKRIEENYKSMTFFSLAILITPIIFYFLKNFIFNKYFVDYKIFLFVSLILYSLIRIAYFMRIIYINMNNPIIIFVISFFFLSLLGAILLMLPASTVNKISFIDALFTSTSAVCVTGLIVLDTAKDFTHLGKVILLILIELGGLGILTITSFLNYFFQDGFSFKEAVFISNFLNIKTTNNVLNFAVKVVLFTLFVEFIGTILIYLSIKNIKHDIVGFDSPIFFSIFHSISAFCNSGFSTLSKGLYSLPVRFNYLLQTIISILLILGGIGFNILFNFFTYIWLTLKKYFYKFFKDENIRSPVHIVTLNTRIVVYTTILLLVFGTIFYYISEYNTTLLEHPTVIGKLTVSFFSSATPRTAGFNVLNMDKITSTTIVFTIFLMWIGASPSSTGGGIKTSTFALAIMNVISLIKGKNRLEIQKREISSYYIQLAFSIIILSLITIYIGILFILFLDPKENILSIFFEVFSAFSTSGLSLGVTKNLSIGSKLILILLMLLGRIGIFNVMISLSKRNKINYNYYYKFPKGNILIT; encoded by the coding sequence ATGAAAGAAATTAAATTCAAAAATATTTTAGATATTACAACTTTCATAATTTTTTTTTATATCATAATTTATCTAGGATGGGAAAATTCAATTAACAGTGTTTTTAATGTAGAATTTCTAATAAGTATTGGTATTTTTACAAGTATATTACATTTTTTTGTTTTCTTTGACAAAAGAATAGAAGAAAATTATAAGTCTATGACTTTTTTTTCTCTTGCAATATTAATTACTCCTATTATTTTTTATTTTTTGAAAAATTTTATTTTTAATAAATATTTTGTTGATTATAAAATATTTTTATTTGTTAGCTTAATTTTATATTCATTAATTCGTATTGCATATTTTATGAGAATAATTTATATTAATATGAATAATCCAATCATAATATTTGTTATAAGTTTTTTCTTTTTATCTTTACTAGGTGCTATTTTATTAATGTTACCAGCATCAACTGTAAATAAAATATCATTTATAGATGCATTATTTACTTCTACAAGTGCAGTTTGTGTCACTGGGCTAATTGTTTTAGATACAGCCAAGGATTTTACACATTTAGGAAAAGTTATTCTATTAATATTAATAGAATTAGGAGGTTTAGGTATTTTAACCATTACTTCATTTCTAAATTATTTTTTTCAAGATGGCTTTTCCTTTAAAGAAGCAGTATTTATTAGTAATTTTTTAAATATAAAAACTACTAATAATGTATTAAATTTTGCAGTAAAAGTAGTATTATTTACTCTTTTTGTAGAATTTATAGGTACAATATTAATTTATTTATCCATAAAGAACATAAAACATGATATAGTAGGATTTGATAGTCCAATATTTTTTTCAATTTTTCATTCAATCTCTGCTTTTTGTAATAGCGGATTTTCAACTCTTAGTAAGGGTTTATATTCTTTACCAGTTAGATTTAACTATTTATTACAAACTATTATTTCTATTTTATTAATATTAGGGGGAATTGGTTTTAATATTTTGTTTAATTTTTTTACATATATATGGTTAACATTGAAAAAGTATTTTTACAAATTTTTTAAAGATGAAAATATTAGATCACCAGTACATATAGTTACTTTAAATACAAGAATAGTAGTATACACTACTATTCTTTTACTAGTTTTTGGAACTATTTTTTATTATATAAGTGAGTATAATACCACTCTTTTAGAACATCCTACTGTTATTGGAAAACTAACTGTATCATTCTTTTCATCAGCTACTCCTAGAACAGCAGGTTTTAATGTATTAAATATGGATAAAATTACTTCAACTACTATAGTTTTTACTATATTTTTAATGTGGATAGGAGCATCTCCATCTTCTACAGGTGGAGGAATAAAAACAAGTACATTTGCTTTGGCAATAATGAATGTTATTTCTTTAATTAAAGGTAAAAATAGACTAGAAATACAAAAAAGAGAAATATCTTCATATTATATACAATTAGCTTTTTCAATTATTATTTTATCTTTAATTACAATTTATATTGGTATTTTATTTATTCTTTTTCTAGATCCAAAAGAAAACATATTATCAATTTTTTTTGAAGTGTTTTCGGCATTTTCTACTTCAGGATTATCTTTAGGAGTTACTAAAAATTTATCAATTGGGAGCAAATTAATTTTAATTTTATTAATGTTATTAGGTAGAATAGGAATTTTTAATGTAATGATTAGTTTGTCAAAAAGAAATAAAATTAATTATAATTATTATTATAAATTTCCTAAAGGAAATATTCTTATAACATAA
- a CDS encoding c-type cytochrome, with protein MKKILFLFLIIVPNLFYTIKSKDIIGDATNGKKLFKENCTACHSIELEKTMIGPALSGITDKRDRIWLHKWIKNNKLLRNSGDKDAISIYKEYRNIEMNSFPKLSEQDIDDILFFIKNPIQIQKNINNNKNEIINENDEEKNFLIRFVIFCISISLIITTWILYRIQILIKLINKEKKTFIFSKMDFLIKILHEKFFGNKKKRWYIFSCFLGFFILFNLYELWIFMIKIDVNKGYEPEQPIYFSHKIHSGINKIDCQYCHSSAKYGKISGIPSTNVCMNCHITIDKYQGDYIEKGKNRDYYNKEIQKIYYSIGWDPENRVYSKKNYPIKWIRIHNMPDFVYFDHSQHIITGKEQIKKSKNVNIVCNACHGEVEKMDKIRMSNDFTMEWCVTCHKNTEIDKNNQYYKNYFLNFCKNKEKKTTVDMIGGKECAKCHY; from the coding sequence ATGAAAAAAATTTTATTTCTTTTTCTTATTATCGTACCTAATTTATTTTATACAATAAAATCCAAAGATATAATAGGAGATGCTACTAATGGAAAAAAATTATTTAAAGAAAATTGTACAGCATGTCACTCAATAGAATTAGAAAAAACTATGATAGGGCCAGCTTTAAGTGGAATTACAGATAAAAGAGATAGAATATGGTTACATAAATGGATAAAAAACAATAAATTATTAAGAAATAGTGGAGATAAAGATGCTATATCTATTTACAAAGAATATAGAAATATAGAAATGAATTCTTTTCCAAAATTATCTGAACAAGATATAGATGATATACTTTTTTTTATAAAAAATCCAATACAAATACAAAAAAATATTAATAATAATAAAAATGAAATAATAAATGAAAATGATGAGGAAAAAAATTTTTTAATTAGATTCGTTATTTTTTGCATTAGTATTTCTTTAATTATTACTACATGGATTTTATATAGAATTCAAATATTAATAAAACTTATTAACAAAGAAAAAAAAACTTTCATTTTTTCAAAAATGGATTTTTTAATAAAAATATTACATGAAAAATTTTTCGGTAATAAAAAGAAAAGATGGTACATTTTCTCATGTTTTTTAGGTTTTTTTATTTTATTTAACTTATATGAATTATGGATATTTATGATAAAAATAGATGTAAATAAAGGATATGAACCTGAACAACCAATTTATTTTTCCCATAAAATTCATTCTGGAATTAACAAAATAGATTGTCAATATTGTCATTCTTCCGCAAAATATGGAAAAATTTCGGGAATTCCTTCTACTAATGTTTGTATGAATTGTCACATTACTATAGATAAATATCAGGGAGATTATATAGAAAAAGGAAAAAATAGAGATTATTATAATAAAGAAATACAAAAAATTTATTATTCAATTGGATGGGATCCAGAAAATAGGGTATATTCTAAAAAAAATTATCCTATTAAGTGGATTCGTATTCACAATATGCCTGATTTTGTTTACTTTGATCATTCTCAACACATAATAACTGGTAAAGAACAAATAAAAAAATCAAAAAATGTAAATATTGTTTGTAATGCGTGTCATGGAGAAGTAGAAAAAATGGATAAAATAAGAATGTCTAATGATTTTACTATGGAATGGTGTGTTACTTGTCATAAAAATACAGAAATAGACAAAAACAATCAGTATTATAAAAATTACTTTTTAAATTTTTGCAAAAATAAAGAAAAAAAAACAACAGTTGATATGATAGGTGGAAAAGAATGTGCTAAATGCCATTATTGA
- a CDS encoding DUF3341 domain-containing protein, whose product MLVFMERLELQIMYDNEKNLIESIKNLHKRRNNIIMRNIYSPYPIHNIDKIIKLKETNLSFLSFLYGTLGFILSTTLIWYIMILDWPQNIGGKPSYSWVKNFPSFIPVIFEFTIFFSAHIMCITYLIQCKLFPGSKAKNPDPRTTDNMFMVKIYVENINIKELKIFLKKEGAIKINVINR is encoded by the coding sequence ATGTTAGTTTTTATGGAAAGATTAGAATTGCAAATAATGTATGATAATGAAAAAAATCTTATTGAAAGTATTAAAAATTTACATAAAAGAAGAAACAATATTATTATGCGTAACATATATTCTCCTTATCCAATACATAATATTGATAAAATTATAAAATTAAAAGAAACAAATTTGTCTTTCTTGTCTTTTTTATATGGAACATTAGGTTTTATTCTGTCAACTACATTAATATGGTATATAATGATTTTAGATTGGCCACAAAATATTGGAGGAAAACCATCATATTCATGGGTTAAAAATTTTCCATCTTTCATTCCTGTTATATTTGAATTTACAATATTTTTTTCTGCACATATTATGTGTATAACTTATTTAATTCAATGTAAATTATTTCCAGGATCTAAAGCCAAAAATCCAGATCCAAGAACTACTGATAATATGTTCATGGTAAAAATTTATGTAGAAAATATAAATATAAAAGAATTAAAAATTTTTCTTAAAAAAGAAGGTGCAATAAAAATAAATGTGATAAATAGATAA
- the nrfD gene encoding NrfD/PsrC family molybdoenzyme membrane anchor subunit gives MKNKCEYTIRDSLILGGVKTVKDITNDILKPIENKAGKLWWISLVISILAFFWGLVCILYTIGTGIGVWGLNKTINWAWDITNFVWWVGIGHAGTLISAVLLLFRQKWRLSINRSAEAMTIFAVIQAGLYPIIHMGRPWNAYWVLPIPNQFGSLWPNFNSPLLWDVFAISTYFSVSTVFWYMGLIPDFAMIRDKVKNTFKKKIYNILSFGWSGSAKEWKRFEEISLVLAGLCTPLVFSVHTIVSFDFSTSVIKGWHSTIFPPYFVAGAIFSGFAMVQTLLGVARKVLSLENYITRNHVEYMNLIILFTGGIVAIAYISEYILAWYSDNEFERFIYFSKNASIGPFWWAFWALIICNVIIPQFLWFKYIRRSFFWSYVIAIIINIGMWFERFDIIVLNLSRDYLPSSWTGFIPSFVDVGIFIGTIGLFFILYLLYIRVFPVISQSELKTILKDELKK, from the coding sequence ATGAAAAATAAATGTGAATATACTATAAGAGATTCCCTAATTTTAGGGGGGGTAAAAACTGTAAAAGATATAACTAATGACATATTAAAACCAATAGAAAATAAAGCTGGTAAATTATGGTGGATTTCTTTAGTAATATCTATTTTAGCATTTTTTTGGGGTTTAGTATGTATTTTATATACTATTGGAACTGGTATTGGAGTATGGGGTTTAAATAAAACAATTAATTGGGCATGGGATATTACTAATTTTGTTTGGTGGGTTGGAATAGGACATGCTGGAACTTTAATTTCTGCTGTATTGTTATTATTCCGTCAAAAATGGCGTTTGTCAATTAACCGTTCAGCAGAAGCAATGACTATTTTTGCAGTGATACAAGCTGGACTATATCCTATTATTCACATGGGAAGACCTTGGAATGCATATTGGGTATTACCCATTCCAAATCAGTTTGGATCTTTATGGCCAAATTTTAATTCTCCTTTATTATGGGATGTATTTGCAATTAGTACTTATTTTTCCGTATCAACTGTATTTTGGTATATGGGATTAATTCCAGATTTTGCCATGATACGAGATAAAGTAAAAAATACATTTAAAAAAAAAATTTATAACATATTAAGTTTTGGATGGAGTGGAAGTGCAAAAGAATGGAAAAGATTTGAAGAAATTTCATTAGTTTTAGCTGGATTATGTACTCCTTTAGTCTTTTCTGTACATACAATAGTTTCATTTGATTTTTCAACTTCTGTAATAAAAGGATGGCATAGTACAATTTTCCCTCCTTATTTCGTCGCAGGAGCTATATTTTCAGGTTTTGCTATGGTCCAAACATTATTAGGAGTAGCTAGAAAAGTCCTATCATTGGAAAACTATATTACTAGAAATCATGTTGAATATATGAATTTAATTATTTTATTTACTGGTGGAATAGTAGCTATAGCTTATATATCTGAATATATTCTAGCATGGTATTCTGATAATGAGTTCGAAAGGTTTATTTATTTTTCAAAGAATGCTTCAATAGGGCCATTTTGGTGGGCATTTTGGGCATTAATTATATGTAATGTTATTATTCCACAATTTTTATGGTTTAAGTATATAAGAAGAAGTTTTTTTTGGTCTTATGTAATAGCAATAATAATAAATATTGGAATGTGGTTTGAAAGATTTGATATTATTGTTTTAAATCTTAGTAGAGATTATTTACCTTCATCTTGGACAGGTTTTATCCCTTCATTTGTAGATGTTGGAATTTTTATAGGAACAATTGGCTTATTTTTTATTTTGTATTTACTCTATATTAGAGTATTCCCAGTTATTTCACAATCAGAATTAAAAACTATATTAAAAGATGAATTGAAAAAATAA